GCCAACTAGGATGTTTTAAGGTTGATAAATTGTGCAATTTACAGAAATCAGGCAAGATAAATCAAGCTTTTCCTATACCAATCAGTTATCTCCACCTTgtcattcaaaatgaaatgtatgcatgcatgcatatgcGTATAAGTACACATGAAATTCggctaaataaaaatttaaggcaaacctaaacttaaaataaatttaccgAAGTTATAACAACTTTCTAGAAATTCAGGTTTTCAGCAGGAAGCATGGCATTGCCTTGCATAAGTGTTTCTTATGAGGGGAAATAAACATCAGAAATGTGTTTCCATAAAATTTTTGGAGAGGCTCCATCATAATTtatgaaaacagttttttttgtGACTACGTAACAGAATGTATTTACTTCTAGAAGACAGTGGCAGCCAGCTTAATCATGTTCCTTagcagaaaaagaaagaagatagcTTACAACACAATGATGTTCGTGGTAGGAGTGGTGAAAAAATTGGCGCAAAATATAGGTAGATCAAACCCTTGTTCTGGGAACACAGCAAAATCCAAAATCTGCATACATATTTTGAAGACAGAATTACGACAAAGAACACCATACATATTTATTACAAAGAATCTACACACTATTATAGCACAAGGTCTGAGCAAATGAATTGCAATTCAAGGTTTCCAATCTGAAAATCTCTGCCTGTATGCATCAGAGAAAATCTATATGATAATAATATCTTGGTCATTTTATGAACTTACCTTTCTCGACTATGAGCACATTCATCAAGATCACATCTGAGTTCCCAAACCATCCAGGCATCATGTTCAATATTGGATTAGCTTGATAGTTAGGATAGACCTTCatataaaatcatttctaaCAAAGAATCATAGAGAAGAATAGCATACTGAATTCTGATATTAGTAGAACTCATGCATCAAGAAACTAATAAGCTGCAATATAACCAACTCAAGCTAATGAGGATGCTAATACAGAAGATAGTATAGTAGATCAGGAACCAATTGACCTCTTAGTGAAGAGACTAACATGAGTGGGACTAAAGCGCAATGAAGGTTCTTGAAATCCAAGATACATGCATACATCATGAGTAGATGATGAATGTACCcagataattataaaataaaattctgtgTGGATGATGTCATCCATCAAAGTTGGTGAAAATTGTTCTGATAACTCTGAAGTCTTAGAGCAGACTAAATTATCGACgtcacattaaagaaatattctCACACCAAATCATAGGAAGTCCATGCAATTGCAAGTTCCCACAGTTGcatcaaaattatcaaatagttatacaaggaaaaaaattaaatgaaataatataatggAATCAAGCTCCATAAAAGACAATGTCACAATACATGAGCAACAGAAATATTGAAGAACAATACCTGCATTCCTTCACTAGCTTCAATGCTCAAATTACGGAGGAGTCTAATCTTGGGAGCTTGGAATGATACCATTTGAAGCTTTGCTTTTCCATCCATGGACATCATGGAATTGAAATTCTCCTTATGTCATAAAAGCATAATGTTGATAAGGACtccatgaaaaaagaaaaaaactaactGATATAAACTCTATGCACACTTGTAGATATTTGAGGTAGGACAGAGATCTTGACATATTGACAGACAATTAAGACCATAGTAAGAACTCATAATGCAATATATGATGGCCAATGACCTGTTGACTACGGGTTCCAAGGAGGGTTTTTGAACTGACCTCAGTGTAAAAAGACCAAGTGTTCAAGCCATTAAGTATCCACATTTACGgttaaaacagaaaaaaaatgaataaattaatcattACAATGGTTTCAGACAAACACATACGTCAAGCATATATCTTGCATCTTAACATTTCTTGCAAGCAATAATGTAATTATGCAATCATATACATTCCTTTAACTAACAAGTCCCTATATTGCTAATGTaaagctaattttttttatcagaaacaaacattTTCATTCATCAAACAGTTGATGAATACAAGGATAAACAATCCTTCAAAAATGTACAAAAAATGGTAGAAAGCAACCAAGAAATAGAACCACAAAAACTAGATCCTCCCCATAAAAAAACCCCTCACATAACTAGGAGCAAAAAATTTGGACCCGAAAGGGGAAAGTAACTCTCCAACAAAGGAGGCCATATACTTTGCTCCTTGCTTGGCTAACTGATCTGTGACTTGGTTTGCTCAAGAAGGAATCCAAGAGAAAGAACAACCCAACTCAGTTGCAGTAACGTAAAGCTAATTACTCCAAAACTTCCagaaattaaaatggaaaaaaaaaaaaggtaaaacaaaCACTCTGGCACCCTAAACCCGGTTTGATAATTATCTATGGCTGAGTATTATATAATCTAACGATTTATACCAAAATGTGTACTAAAATAGATGCAGTGATCTCTGGTTCTCATTTCAAAGCAAAAGATGACCACCACTATTCTGattccaaactttttttttagccACATCACTTAGCATTGATTTTTAGAGCAAATGGTCAACATCAAAAGCATTTGCTTTTAATTATAGAATATGGAACCCATTCACACTCAGTCACACTAATCATCAAAAATATCCATTAGGGCTTACAGGATCGCAAGCTAGTTCTAATTTCAATACCCACTTGCAAAAACGCTCAAAAGTGGAGAGGGTAAACAAACCCTCATTCAGCCAAGAATTTTAATACACATGGAACAAAAATCtgaaatcaaaacaaataagtTAATGACAAAACAATACAAAGAAGACACTAAGTTGAAATTTCAGCATCCTTCTAGAGACGTGAAGGCACATTTCTTGAAGCAGTTCAAAACTAGAACAAACCCATATTCCAATATTCTCTAGGCAACCAAACTGTACCTGCAAAGGGGAAGGAAGTAAATGGGTGCGGCGTTTGGTTTCATCCAAAGCAAAGTGAAGGAACTTCTGGTAAGAGCAGGCGGAGACTTCCACAAGAGCCCCTTTGGGTTTGAAGTTATTAATGTTACTTCCTGTGCTTAACGGACGCTTCAGTGTGGAGAAAAAGCTCAAAGAAGAAGACTCCattgaagagaaagaaatggaTACCTCTACTCAGTGTTCTTCCCAGGGATTTCCCTGTGAATAACCGAAAATGGCTTAGTTGTAAATTGTAACTTCGAACTTTGAAGTTTAAACTGATGAGCTTTTTCATGAGTTTACtgtttttgtaaaatttgaGGTTTTCATAAACCGACATTGTTTCTTACCTTGAATTGTACGAAAAAATCAATTGGTATATCATGAATATATCCGATGGTTATCATATTCAATGGAGATGATATCCAAAAGATCAATatctaataatatattatatttaatttataaaataaataaaaaataaaatgaaaatatatattatttttttaatattttatatttatttaaaataaaatttttattgcattccaattaaaaatatgtttaatattatttagaaattatttaataatttaaaaaattagtaaataattaattagttatttataaataatatctatgattaaaatatttcaaatgtaTATTGGTTGCAAAGTTTAATACAATTCACCAATATCACATGACTCCAATATGATTTTCGTAGGTTTGAGTTAAATATAAAtgagtttggataaaattcaTGTCAAtctatcatttaataaatatataatttttttatcaacttgtataatataaatttaatctgaattgactcatttaataatctcgttattaacctaattatatctttaaattatttaattcacatttgactcatttttaattaaataggtCAGAGTCAtaaacaaagataaaaatattggtaatcacggatatatcggtagttcgatttacggatatatcgaacggatattttgatataaaatatcaattgatttaaaattgatcaaaacttttgaaaatgtaaaataaagcttttagaaatgaaattagaagtataataaacattttaaagttattttgttaaagaaattaatatatataaatgtacattgattattaaattacatcaaatattattgataataatattgtgatatttgattataatatgtttaattttaaaatatatttaatattaaaattatgatatatttaatttagttgtattaaatgatatcaaacaaatgatgaaaaatgtataattttttaatatttaattaatatattaatgacattaaaaactttttgttacttaattaaatgaaaatttttatttaattataaaataattataattaatttgttatttaaaatattgttttaatattttgtgtatatgaaaacttttaatatatgtatatatggtGCAAGATTATTAACAAGGGGCATATTTGCCCCAATGGCAATGTGGATGCTCCTGCGTTGACCATCGACATTTCTGTGGAAAATTTCGTTTCCACATGCACCAACACACAGATATTTCGATGATATATCGTCGCAATATCCCGATATTATGATGTGaatcatataaacatatatagaaCTAATTcaacatgattattaaatagaaagacctaattattaaataggttaaatAGGTTACAAGATGATGTgttacctatttaataattaggtagTACTTAGGTTTATGTTTTTTACATGATTATTATTTGTGTCAAGTTTGGGTTGAGTTATATAGTAAAATACCTAGGGTTTGATATAATACGAACACAACCCGACACAAATTGGTAGCATTGGGTTTATGTTTTTAACACAATTATCATTTGTATCATGTTTGAGTTGAGCTATATAATAGAATGCCTAAACTTTGACACAATACAAACACAACTCACCAACACAAATTATAacccctatatatatatatatatatatgtaaaggcAACCAAATATAGCCCTAAAGGACGATGGTCTTTATCTTGTTGTCTagattctttatttttctaagtTGTTGAAAACAAGAGCTTCAAGTATACGTTAAATGGTTTGAACTTAATTTGAGGTTTCACttgatttagttttaagttttaatttgaTTGGAGTGTTACCTTGAGTTAGCCTTGACTTGCACTTTAGTATGACTTGAACAACACCGATTAAGGTTTGAGAAACTTGATTCCCAAATGGAAAAGgtctttcaaatttcaatatcaAAACTTGAAGCTTGGGgctttgaaaaaattaaaaattccttGAAGTCccttttgaagatttgaaaaggTTTTGAACCCCTTTCTCTAAGTATTAtccattgaaataaattttcaaacctCCCTCCCACTCTTGTCTTTTGAATTGTCTTTGGAAGTTGGTATCTAAAAAACTATACAATCTACTCTATTTATAGGGAATGAAaacatcatatttaattttttttattcctataaatattattatttaattaacaagAGAGTtagatattgaaaaaatatatataaaagataaaaaaaaaaaaaaaaaaacaaatgatgggaattaatgctttattttttttaaattttaattatattttaatatttttatttcataggTAATTATAATTGAGTTTATTTAGTGAATAATGACATTTTAAGGTGTAGTTtggttttaatgaaaaatataaacttgAAGGGGCAAGAAAAACAAAGTTTGAAAAGGAGTGCGCTTTTGGTGATCAAGGCCTCTCAAGCATTCAACATGcctcaaatttttcattttttattttttattttatttatttatttattatgatattgGTCGTTATAAGGGTTTTAGAGTATAAATATACCTTACGAGGATGATGATAATGCATGTGATTGATGGTCATAATTCTATCAACATTTCCAATACTTTGATACTAATAGGGTTTGATATGGGTAAAACTATATgctcattcttttattttattaataatttttaaatttataaattttgtggGAGTGGCATCAGCTCATGATGACCAAAGAATATttatattcttgaaaacaaactaaaattttgaattaaaatatagaaaaaaaagtgagttttgactcattaatttaaatatatgtagaaaaaagaatctcaaattttataaatcgattttatcttcatctatttaaaaatattttaaaattcatgtaatttttcataaatcaaataattattattgccaatgtttttaatatttttgttaattcgATACATGGAAAGCACGAGCACTTTGAAATATGAAGATGTATCTATGTATATTATATTCACAATTTATATACTTTGTCACCACTTAGTCACTAACAGATTTTAGGAGactttgttctaaaaataaataaataaataaaatttatgggaATTCAATGAATTTAGGTAAGgccctcaaatttttttcctattaaaatatATCCCTAAAGGGAAAATTACCAATATTGTTATCAATTCTTTCggtttttattaattatttatcaaattcctttaatatgaaataatatcaaTGCTATTATACCTattaataaaatcttaaattagattttgttaaataaaatataactttttgatatatattgtttttattttaaattttattaaatttatttaaatcctaatatatattatataataaaaaatttaataaaatgaatttattgtaattctttattagattttttttagtggTGAATtctcttctattttattatgaattttttttatcaaatttaataacaagaaaaaaatatataaaaataagaagaataaaaataaaatggtaaaaatattggtttttgcTCAAAGCCcactatttaaaatatgaaatatgaaacatgaaaataaaatagcatgataaaaatatattgatgctttttttgtaattaatttttcgTATTATagtgatatatttttatattatgatcattttttattaatatatatatatatatacacaaatataCTTGATGCAGATTAGGTCCAATCGGAATTCATAGAAGTCCCTACAACGTCTTTGCAAATAGAACTCCTTCACAAATAAGGCAACTACCCCGATCCTGTGTTTCCTAATCCTAATAGACTTCAAAGAAAGGCAACTACAACTAGTAacatctctccctctctccctctctccctctttatatatatataaaggctTAGCTCATAAGCCATGGAAAAACGGaatcatgaatgaaaaaattCCAAGAGAGCTTATCTTGGAGATCTTTTCAAGAATACCCATAAGGTGGCTTTTCCAATTAAGCCGTGTATGTAAACAATGGTGCAACTTGATTGACGACCCTTGTCTTCCCAACATGCACTTAGCTCAAGCCACTACTCGTGAAGAAGCTCTGGTTTTAATCCATTGGTTTCATGCCAAGCATAGAAAGAGCAGCCTGCAGTTGATGAAAGAACATTACCGGTCTCCCAAGGCTATTCTTGAGTTTCCCAACAGAGGGAGGTATGACTTAGAGAATTCCTGCCACGGTTTACTTTGCTTTGTAAAATGTGGCAAAGAGGAGGAAGCCTTTGTATCTAATCCTCTCAAAGGAGAGCCTCTCATGCTGCCACGGTCCATAATCGTGTCCCGCTGGCCGCACTTGGACAGGTATGGATTGGGGTTTGATTCTTCAACTAAAAGGTATAAGATTGTTCGCGTATTTTTTCGGGATTTTGATCAGGCCAACCAAGGGTACCAGTTGGGTGCTGAGGTATATACAATGGGAACCACAAGCTCATGGAGAGAGATCAGCCAAGTTCCTTGTTATCCTCTTTATAAAAAGGGTGTATATGCAAATGGTGCGCTGCACTGGCTGGTTAACCATGAATTCAGCCCTGATGATTTGAAGAGCATGGTGATTTCTTTTGACTTCAGACAAGAGGAATTTAAGTCAATCCCTCATCAAGAATTCTCCTCCAAAGTTTCAAAGTGGTTTGAGTTGGTCGACCTGAGAGGCTATCTGGGTATGGTTGATTTTTCATTGAGTACACACATTGAGATATGGAAGTTGAAGGATTACGAGAAGAAAGAGTGGGTGAGAGAGTATAGAATCGACATAAAACCACCACATGGAGTGCCTATTAATGAATACATTGAAGTGGTAGGTCTAATGGAAGATGGTGAAATATTGCTGAAACACTATGAGACGTTGGTGGCTTACAATTCAAAGATCAATGGTCTAAGATGCATACAGATTCTCAGCGGCGGTCTTCAGATGGATACAACACAAGTTTATGTCTATACAGGGAGCCTAGTTTCACCCTCGCAGTAATAAATTCCTTCCTGTTAGGAGTTTTAAGTCTTGTCATggcttttataattttagtatctatttttttttccatacttcaacttcattaattttagaGTTTGAAAAAACTTTATAATTGTTAGATTAATATGTTACTAATTATGATTTAGTTTAGTGGTAGATTTGAtatgatttctttctttctttttcccttttgatTTATGGAAGCTTCACTTAAATATGGTagaaaattgtattattttctaaatcaatttgatttctttttaattattcaatatttatgAAACTCTCAGCCATTAGGCATCCCAAATGGTGGTGGTTGACATCAATTTTGGATTCTATTAtccattctttctttttataacgataaattttaatttcatttaaatatttgatattttattaaatttgttctTAGGATGgattattttcaatttgattttgaaaatttctaaatgtctatgtttggttcttacaAAATTTGACCAAAAttgtaaaagaaagaaaatgcaaaaaaaaaaaaaaaatagaagaaaaataaaaaataaattaaaaattaataaattatttttatttactatttcaaactcattttatttattttaactcatcaatataaaaattaaataatttaaaaacacatatctttctaaatagttttaattatattttattttcttccatatttttcatgtgacaacccaacatgaaaaaaatcatttttctttattttttttcttttcttaatattttttgggaACTAAACAtgaccttaatttttttaagtttgatgggttattaatttaaaattgaataccTAAGTTTTAAATATggtattatattaatttatgttatcATGTGATAGATaactttttcaataaaaaatttatgtctcaagtgatttatatttaattatttcaaaacaaattctaaaaatttattagtgaaattgttgaattttcttttaaaaagaattattaaaatttttattgacatttctcactattttttaaaattattttgaaaaaaatcattaaattcttttgataatttttttttttgtcaatatttttaatatttttcaattggataaattataattattcatTGCTTTTATCTAATCCTTATATCAAATAACCAAATATTGGAATAAATATGTTTTCGTATCCGGTCTTTAATTCTTTGACACATCCAAATTTTaacatataattaatttcatttatgccCCTTAAGGTTTAGTACGCATACATCAATTTTGTACAAAATTCGACTGTTTAAACCCTATGGTTCAAAAATTGAGCTATACCCACGTGTACAAGGCACCAGTCCTCCATGCTTCCCTCGTCAAAAATGGGCTCATTGCCCATGTCTATCAATGCAACATCCTCCTTCAGGCCTACATCAATTCCCAAGCCTTGTCTGATGCCCACAAGCTTCTTCACTTCATGCCTCAACCCAGTGTGGTTTCATATAACACCATCTTATCAGGCTACTTCAAATTTGGTTTAGTCTCTGAAGCTATTAAGCTCTTTGATGGAACCTCCCAAAGGGACTGCCATTCATGGAATATAGTTTTATCTGGGTGTGTTAAAAGCCATAAGTTGGGAGAAACTTTGACCCATTCATGAAAATGCATTGCATGCACTTCTGTTAGGCCTGATGGTTTCACGTATTCTATTGTTATTCCTTGTTGTGATTTGGGATTTGGGCAACCAGTGCATGCAGATATTGTTAAGGTTTGTTCAAATTTGGATGCTTTTCTAGGCACCGATCTTCTTAGGATGTAAGCAGAAGTTGGGAAAATTGGGGGTGCAAGGAAAATGTTCGATGGAATGCCTAGCAGAGATTTAGTTATTGACGGCAAAAGACGTAAAAATGCGGTGAGCGTGGATCGAACACGCGACCTTCAGATCTTCAGTCTGACGCTC
The sequence above is drawn from the Vitis riparia cultivar Riparia Gloire de Montpellier isolate 1030 chromosome 6, EGFV_Vit.rip_1.0, whole genome shotgun sequence genome and encodes:
- the LOC117916318 gene encoding F-box protein At3g07870-like, which translates into the protein MHLAQATTREEALVLIHWFHAKHRKSSLQLMKEHYRSPKAILEFPNRGRYDLENSCHGLLCFVKCGKEEEAFVSNPLKGEPLMLPRSIIVSRWPHLDRYGLGFDSSTKRYKIVRVFFRDFDQANQGYQLGAEVYTMGTTSSWREISQVPCYPLYKKGVYANGALHWLVNHEFSPDDLKSMVISFDFRQEEFKSIPHQEFSSKVSKWFELVDLRGYLGMVDFSLSTHIEIWKLKDYEKKEWVREYRIDIKPPHGVPINEYIEVVGLMEDGEILLKHYETLVAYNSKINGLRCIQILSGGLQMDTTQVYVYTGSLVSPSQ